A single Pochonia chlamydosporia 170 chromosome Unknown PCv3seq00011, whole genome shotgun sequence DNA region contains:
- a CDS encoding vegetative incompatibility protein HET-E-1 (similar to Pyrenophora tritici-repentis Pt-1C-BFP XP_001940843.1), giving the protein MSNPQDYTVGWICAISTEYVAARAFLDKVHDQAESVSPHDDNIYTLGEVGKHNVVIATLPDGEYGIAAAASVAGDMLNSFPNIRFGLMVGIGGGAPNEKHDIRLGDVVVSAPRDGKGGVLQYDFGKSIQGQEFHMTGFLNQPPRLLRAAMSGLKAKYEEQGHQLNDAIHKVMETRPRLRKNYERPDQNNDRLYQSRFVHPVDDTLACAAACGDDQSNLILRPERAEDEDNPAIHYGLIASANQLMKDALVRDKLAAEKNVLCFEMEAAGLMNRFPCLVIRGICDYSDSHKNKKWQGYAAMTAAAYAKDLLLEIPPKRVQEETKISGILSDMTAIQKDTSERLRHVQQDINLARLQPVEAAAYDSHHNEHEPRCHPDTRVDLLRQINKWVDEPCGKSIYWLQGMAGTGKSTIARTVAYDLDKRGSLGASFFFKRGEGDRGKGARFFPTVVAQLVHNCPGLTERVRNAIDTNHSIAEKAIHEQFKKLILHPLKDARLEPTTKIVVVDALDECDCEEDAQTIIGLLPQLKLLKTARVKFFVTSRPEFPIRYQFNTISGQYQDLVLQDVPELIIEDDISKFLAHKLAKIRDDFSKTTCQLPSAWPGQTKLQKLVKMAIPLFVFAATSCRFIEDKRYGGGGPDGRLEQIIQHQVRGQRSTIYEMYHLVLSKSVREETVDEFRDIIGSIAILGTPLSSSALACLLEIPKITVDERLEMLHSVLSIPTDQDAPIRLLHLSFRDYLVNPENHKSDPFWIDEKESHGLLVTRCLDLLMNGSLKRDICGLEMPGKLRKDVNSEAINRYLPAEGQYACLYWVHHLKSSSIRLHDGHQAFQFLGDYFLYWLEALSLIGRLFDAIGLVEELQSLVNLHNGAKVSLFLHDAKRFILNCSSIIGQAPLQLYSSAIVFAPDKSIIREKFKNYVSWITTNPIVEDWDACLQTLEGHSDVVNSVAFSHDSQLVASSSNDQTIWIWRADTSECTRTLNGHSDVLVALSSYDKTIQIWRADTSECTRTLEGHSGLVSLTAFSHDLQLVALSSYDKTIRIWRADTGECTRTLEGHSGLVCSTTFSHDSQLVALSSYDQTIQIWRADTGECTRTLKGHSSWVCSTTFSHDLQLVALSSYDKTIRIWRADTGECTRTLEGHSGGVWLVAFSHDLQVVASSSDDKTIWIWRADTSECTRTLKGHSDLVFLTAFLHNLQLVASSSNDQTIQIWRADMGECTQTLEGHSNGVTLVAFSHDLQLMVLSSYDETVRIWRADTGECTRTLWGHSDLVYSVAFSHNSQLIALGSCDKTVRIWCADTGECTRTLEGHISRVWLVAFSHDLQLVASSSDDNTIRIWRADTGECTQTIDIGLSASILSFDPANNRLLTSNGAFTILGMPSGFNSTDTPGPRVGGLARHTGYGISLGKPWVTFNGENILWLPMDFRPTCSAVSESTVVIGCNSGRVLVLDLSNRGN; this is encoded by the exons ATGTCGAATCCCCAAGACTACACGGTTGGCTGGATATGCGCCATAAGTACCGAATACGTTGCCGCGCGTGCTTTCCTCGACAAGGTACACGACCAAGCCGAATCTGTGTCTCCTCACGATGATAATATATACACACTGGGCGAAGTCGGAAAACACAATGTGGTCATCGCGACGTTGCCTGACGGCGAATATGGAAtagccgcagcagcaagcgTCGCGGGAGATATGCTGAACAGCTTCCCAAATATCAGATTCGGTCTGATGGTCGGAATTGGCGGTGGCGCGCCGAATGAAAAGCATGACATTCGTCTGGGCGATGTTGTCGTCAGTGCACCTCGCGATGGAAAGGGTGGCGTGTTGCAGTATGACTTTGGCAAATCCATCCAAGGTCAGGAATTTCATATGACAGGATTTCTCAATCAGCCTCCCAGACTCTTGCGAGCGGCCATGAGCGGCCTCAAAGCCAAATATGAGGAGCAAGGTCATCAGCTCAATGATGCTATCCACAAGGTTATGGAGACTAGACCAAGATTGCGGAAGAATTACGAACGGCCGGACCAAAACAACGACAGGTTATATCAAAGCAGATTCGTACATCCTGTAGACGATACATTAGCCTGTGCGGCTGCTTGTGGTGATGACCAGTCGAACCTTATTTTGCGACCTGAAAGAGccgaagacgaagacaaCCCGGCCATTCACTATGGTCTAATTGCCTCCGCAAACCAGTTAATGAAAGACGCTTTGGTCCGGGACAAGCTGGCAGCGGAGAAGAACGTCTTAtgttttgagatggaggccGCGGGGTTAATGAACCGCTTTCCCTGCCTTGTTATTCGGGGTATATGTGACTACTCAGACTcgcacaagaacaagaaatgGCAGGGCTATGCAGCAATGACAGCGGCTGCCTATGCGAAAGACTTGTTACTTGAGATACCCCCTAAGAGAGTCCAGGAGGAAACAAAAATCAGCGGCATTCTCTCGG ATATGACGGCCATCCAAAAAGATACCTCGGAACGCCTTCGCCATGTGCAACAAGATATAAACCTTGCTAGGCTGCAGCCCGTTGAAGCCGCGGCGTATGATTCCCATCACAACGAGCATGAGCCGCGGTGCCATCCCGACACTAGAGTCGATCTCCTCCGCCAGATCAACAAATGGGTCGATGAGCCATGCGGCAAATCCATATACTGGCTCCAGGGCATGGCTGGCACTGGGAAGTCTACCATAGCCCGCACTGTAGCCTATGATCTCGACAAGAGAGGGTCACTCGGagccagcttcttcttcaagagGGGTGAGGGGGACCGTGGTAAAGGAGCACGATTTTTTCCTACCGTCGTCGCCCAACTAGTCCATAATTGTCCGGGCTTAACCGAGCGCGTTCGAAATGCAATCGATACTAACCACTCCATTGCTGAGAAGGCTATACATGAGCAGTTCAAGAAGCTTATTCTACACCCGCTGAAGGATGCCCGATTAGagccgacgacgaagatagttgtggttgatgctcttgatgaGTGTGACTGTGAGGAGGATGCTCAGACCATTATTGGCCTCTTGCCGCAGCTGAAGCTCTTAAAAACAGCCCGCGTAAAGTTCTTCGTGACAAGTCGACCGGAGTTCCCAATTCGCTACCAATTCAACACAATCAGCGGCCAGTACCAAGATCTGGTTCTACAAGACGTTCCAGAGTTGATTATTGAAGATGATATTTCCAAGTTCTTAGCCCATAAGCTAGCAAAAATACGAGACGACTTCAGTAAGACAACCTGCCAGCTTCCTTCAGCTTGGCCTGGACAAACAAAGCTCCAgaagctggtcaagatggcCATTCCGCTCTTCGTCTTTGCGGCGACGTCTTGTCGATTTATCGAAGATAAAAGATACGGCGGGGGTGGACCGGACGGAAGGCTGGAGCAGATCATTCAACATCAGGTCAGGGGACAGAGAAGCACGATTTACGAGATGTATCATCTCGTTCTTAGCAAGTCAGTGAGAGAAGAGACAGTTGACGAGTTCCGAGATATTATCGGCTCAATTGCCATCCTTGGCACCCCTCTCTCGAGCTCTGCTCTTGCGTGCCTCCTTGAAATCCCGAAGATAACTGTTGACgagaggttggagatgcttCACTCCGTCCTCAGCATCCCTACCGACCAGGACGCGCCGATACGACTACTGCATCTGTCATTCCGAGACTACCTTGTAAATCCTGAAAACCACAAATCAGACCCATTCTGGATTGACGAAAAAGAGTCCCACGGATTGCTGGTGACTAGGTGTCTTGATCTTCTGATGAACGGTTCTCTGAAGAGAGACATCTGTGGTCTAGAAATGCCTGGAAAGCTGCGTAAGGACGTCAACAGTGAAGCAATCAATAGATATCTACCAGCAGAAGGTCAATATGCGTGCCTATACTGGGTGCACCACTTAAAAAGCAGTAGCATCAGGCTTCACGACGGGCACCAAGCGTTCCAATTTCTAGGAGACTATTTTCTCTACTGGCTTGAAGCATTGAGTCTTATCGGGAGGCTATTCGATGCTATCGGGCTCGTTGAGGAGTTGCAGAGCTTGGTCAAT CTTCATAATGGCGCCAAAGTCTCACTATTTCTCCACGACGCCAAGCGTTTTATCCTCAACTGTAGCTCTATAATAGGCCAGGCACCCCTCCAGCTCTATTCCTCGGCGATCGTCTTTGCTCCAGACAAAAGTATTATTCGAGAGAAATTTAAAAACTATGTTAGTTGGATAACGACAAATCCAATTGTGGAAGATTGGGACGCTTGCCTGCAGACGCTCGAGGGTCACAGTGACGTGGTAAACTCGGtagccttctcgcacgactcgCAGCTCGTGGCGTCGAGCTCTAACGACCAGACGATATGGATCTGGCGCGCGGACACAAGCGAGTGCACGCGAACGCTTAACGGCCACAGCGACGTG CTCGTGGCATTGAGCTCTTACGACAAGACGATACAGATCTGGCGCGCGGACACGAGCGAGTGCACACGGACGCTCGAGGGCCATAGCGGCCTGGTAAGCTTGAcggccttctcgcacgacttgCAGCTCGTAGCATTGAGCTCTTACGATAAGACGATACGGATCTGGCGCGCGgacacgggcgagtgcacACGGACGCTCGAGGGCCACAGCGGCCTGGTGTGCTCGACAACTTTCTCGCACGACTCGCAGCTTGTGGCATTAAGCTCTTACGACCAGACGATACAGATCTGGCGCGCGgacacgggcgagtgcacgcGAACGCTTAAGGGCCATAGCAGCTGGGTGTGCTCGACAaccttctcgcacgacttgCAGCTTGTGGCATTGAGCTCTTACGACAAGACGATACGGATCTGGCGCGCGgacacgggcgagtgcacACGAACGCTCGAGGGCCACAGCGGCGGGGTGTGGttggtggccttctcgcacgacttgCAGGTTGTGGCGTCGAGCTCCGACGACAAGACAATATGGATCTGGCGTGCGGACACGAGCGAGTGCACGCGAACGCTTAAGGGCCACAGCGACTTGGTATTCTTGACAGCCTTCTTGCATAACTTGCAGCTCGTGGCGTCGAGCTCTAACGACCAGACGATACAGATCTGGCGCGCGGACATGGGCGAGTGCACGCAGACGCTCGAGGGCCACAGCAACGGGGTGACCTTagtggccttctcgcacgacttgCAGCTCATGGTATTGAGCTCTTACGACGAGACGGTACGGATCTGGCGTGCGgacacgggcgagtgcacACGGACGCTCTGGGGCCACAGCGACTTGGTATACTCGGTAGCCTTCTCGCACAACTCGCAGCTCATAGCGTTAGGCTCTTGCGATAAGACGGTACGGATCTGGTGCGCGgacacgggcgagtgcacACGGACGCTCGAGGGCCACATTAGCAGGGTGTGGTTGGtagccttctcgcacgacttgCAGCTCGTGGCGTCGAGCTCCGACGACAACACAATACGGATCTGGCGTGCGgacacgggcgagtgcacCCAGACTATTGATATAGGACTGTCTGCGAGCATCTTGTCATTTGACCCAGCTAATAATCGTTTACTAACTTCTAATGGTGCTTTTACTATACTCGGCATGCCCTCAGGATTCAATTCTACGGATACTCCAGGACCTCGTGTCGGTGGCCTCGCGCGCCACACTGGCTATGGCATCAGCCTGGGTAAACCCTGGGTGACGTTTAATGGAGAAAACATCCTTTGGCTACCAATGGATTTTCGTCCTACTTGCTCAGCTGTATCAGAATCAACCGTCGTTATTGGATGCAACTCGGGGAGAGTCTTGGTGCTTGACCTCTCCAATCGTGGAAACTAA